In one Poecilia reticulata strain Guanapo linkage group LG8, Guppy_female_1.0+MT, whole genome shotgun sequence genomic region, the following are encoded:
- the mpg gene encoding DNA-3-methyladenine glycosylase has protein sequence MMAGRKRKVQDLAVAFATHTESGLPLRRNQTEPNCRASPAKLKSQPVLCESVQSLEPERSHYFNNNEPZRRLGQDFFNQPCISLAKAFLGKVLVRRRADGSELRGRIVETEAYLGGEDKASHSAGGKRTERNTAMFMKPGTIYVYPIYGIYLCMNVSSEGEGAAVLLRSLEPLQGQPAMRELRAARRKEGARQLKDKELCNGPSKLCQALNIXRCFDRRDLASDTEVWLEDDQNTSPPKPQEIVSAPRVGIESHGEWAKKXWRFYLRGHPCVSVVNKEAERRSLSGNETDDVDP, from the exons ATGATggcaggaagaaaaagaaaggtcCAAGACTTGGCAGTGGCTTTTGCTACACATACAGAGTCGGGCTTGCCGTTGCGTAGAAACCAGACTGAACCGAACTGTAGAGCTTCTCCTGCCAAACTGAAGAGCCAACCAGTTCTGTGTGAATCTGTTCAAAGTCTCGAGCCGGAGCGAAGCCATTATTTCAACAACAACGAGCCTSAGCGSAGACTGGGGCAGGACTTTTTCAATCAGCCCTGCATCAGTTTGGCTAAAGCATTCCTCGGCAAG GTGCTGGTCCGCAGGCGTGCAGATGGCTCTGAGCTTCGAGGGAGAATAGTGGAAACTGAGGCATATCTCGGAGGGGAGGACAAAGCCTCTCACTCAGCAGGGGGCAAACGCACCGAGAGGAACACGGCCATGTTCATGAAGCCCGGCACAATCTATGTGTATCCGATCTACGGGATCTACCTCTGCATGAATGTGTCCAGTGAAG GGGAGGGTGCTGCCGTGCTGCTGCGCTCTCTGGAGCCCCTGCAGGGCCAGCCTGCGATGAGGGAGCTGAGAGCGGCTCGACGCAAAGAGGGAGCCCGGCAACTGAAGGACAAAGAGCTCTGCAACGGGCCCTCGAAGCTGTGCCAGGCTCTAAATATACYTCGCTGTTTTGACCGGAGAGACTTGGCTTCTGACACTGAGGTGTGGCTMGAGGACGATCAAAACACAAGTCCCCCGAAACCCCAGGAAATAGTTTCAGCTCCGCGCGTCGGTATCGAGTCCCACGGGGAGTGGGCTAAGAAACRGTGGCGCTTTTATCTGCGGGGGCATCCCTGTGTTAGTGTGGTGAACAAAGAGGCAGAGAGACGGTCTCTGTCTGGAAATGAAACGGACGATGTAGATCcatga